Part of the Citrus sinensis cultivar Valencia sweet orange chromosome 2, DVS_A1.0, whole genome shotgun sequence genome, tgattaaggAGTTCATTAGAGAAACTGGATTAGATTACAACAAGaactcaaatgaaaaataaatgggattCTTTTAGAACTGATTGGAAATTGTGGAAGAATTTGATTGGTAAGGAAGCTGGTTTAGGGTGGAATCATAGGTTGAGGACAATTGATGCAAGTGAGGAATggtgggaaaagaaaataaaggaaaatctGCAATTCAGTAGATTTCGGAAAAATGGTATTGATCCAGAgttggagaaaaaaataaatttaatgttcaTGAACACTGTGGCTACTGGTGAGCATGTTTGGGTTCCCTCATCTGGTTTTCCTTTAGAGAGTAATGACGCATCTGAATCTCTTTGTGTTGAGAGTACTGCTGACTCTGATGAGTATATTGTGTCTGATGATAGTAAGGGAAGCAAAGGTAAAAGAGTGGCCTTAAAAGGGAACAAAGTAGGAGGTGCTGTAAAACTGTCAAGGCAGCTTGATCGTCTCATTGATTGCAGTAGAGAAAAGGAACACAACTACAAACTCTCAAAATGATACAAGTGGGAAAGAGATTTATAAAGCATTGGAAGTGGTTGCTTCTTTACCAAACATTGAGGCTGGGAGTAAAGTGTGGTTATTTGCTAGTCAGTTGTTTACGGACAAAGTGAAAAGGGATTTATTTAATGAGATAGAAGATCCAAATGTCAAATTGAAATGGCTTAAGTATGAGAAAAATACAAAGTGAAATGTATTGTATTTATGAAacaatattttgtaaattatgtttatgaatgaatactttttattttgtcactgATTACACTTTATATATTACATTTACAATGTATATGAATTGTtgctattgatttatttgcttGAGGCTTATTTATGGAAATTATTTCTGGACTATTTGCTTGAGGGAAAAATAATAgcattgaaattattattagtatatcTTCCATAATTATGTCTTAACTTCTCAGCAAGCTCTGGCTCTTGGCGTATAATTTCCTTCACAAAAATCCACATGCCCAAgcatacataattaatttatcctgTTAAAGCACATGAGCCATTCtttgtgattaattattacaacttaattacttaattatttctctTGCATATGTAATTGGTTGACTTTATTCTGGCTGTAATAATACCATGAGTTGTAAGAATCATTAACCTTCTTATAGGCCTCATATATGCATGATCGTATAGATAATGCTAATAAACGTTCTTCAAATtaagttcattaatttcatatttctgTCTTATATTTATGCTTCCAAATGGATAATTTTCTTGAGAACTTTCAACATACTCAATTATTTCTTGTC contains:
- the LOC127900303 gene encoding L10-interacting MYB domain-containing protein-like, which codes for MKNKWDSFRTDWKLWKNLIGKEAGLGWNHRLRTIDASEEWWEKKIKENLQFSRFRKNGIDPELEKKINLMFMNTVATGEHVWVPSSGFPLESNDASESLCVESTADSDEYIVSDDSKGSKGKRVALKGNKVGGAVKLSRQLDRLIDCSREKEHNYKLSK